One window of Candidatus Rokuibacteriota bacterium genomic DNA carries:
- a CDS encoding quinone oxidoreductase produces the protein MKAIRVHQYGGPEVMKLEELPTPGPGAGQVRVKLEACGVNFMDIYQRSGLYKGALPLAVGVEGTGTVEAVGPNVTDVKVGDRVAWTGVPGSYATHNLIPADRLVVLPAKLSFQDGAAAMLQGMTAHYLSHSTYPLKPGDSCLVHAAAGGVGLLLCQMAKMRGARVIGTVSTEAKAKLAREAGADAAILYTQQDFEAEVKRLTGGKGVNVVYDSVGKDTFDKSLSCLALRGYMVLFGQSSGPVPPFDAQVLNAKGSVFLTRPSLNHHTATREELLKRTGDVLGWIADGKLRLRVERTYPLGEAAEAHRALAGRQTTGKIVLLP, from the coding sequence ATGAAAGCCATCCGAGTGCACCAGTACGGCGGACCCGAGGTGATGAAGCTGGAGGAGCTGCCCACCCCCGGGCCGGGGGCGGGGCAGGTACGGGTGAAGCTGGAAGCCTGCGGGGTGAACTTCATGGACATCTACCAGCGGAGCGGCCTCTACAAGGGCGCGCTTCCCCTCGCCGTGGGGGTCGAAGGCACGGGGACCGTGGAAGCCGTGGGTCCGAACGTGACCGACGTGAAGGTGGGCGACCGGGTGGCCTGGACCGGGGTCCCCGGCTCGTATGCCACGCACAACCTCATCCCTGCGGATCGGCTGGTGGTCTTGCCCGCGAAGCTCAGCTTCCAGGACGGGGCCGCGGCCATGCTCCAGGGAATGACGGCCCACTACCTCTCCCACTCGACCTACCCGCTCAAGCCCGGCGACAGCTGTCTCGTCCACGCGGCCGCGGGCGGCGTGGGGCTCCTCCTCTGCCAGATGGCCAAGATGCGCGGAGCGCGGGTGATCGGCACGGTCTCGACCGAGGCCAAGGCCAAGCTCGCGCGGGAGGCCGGCGCCGACGCGGCGATTCTCTACACCCAGCAGGACTTCGAGGCCGAGGTGAAGCGGCTCACCGGCGGGAAGGGCGTCAACGTCGTCTACGACTCGGTGGGAAAGGACACCTTCGACAAGAGCCTGAGCTGCCTGGCGCTTCGGGGCTATATGGTGCTCTTCGGCCAGTCGAGCGGCCCGGTGCCGCCCTTCGACGCCCAGGTGTTGAACGCCAAGGGTTCAGTCTTTCTCACCCGGCCAAGCCTCAACCATCACACGGCCACGCGCGAGGAGCTCCTGAAGCGCACCGGTGACGTACTTGGCTGGATCGCCGACGGAAAGCTCAGGCTGCGGGTTGAGCGCACCTACCCGCTGGGGGAGGCGGCCGAAGCCCACAGGGCGCTGGCCGGTCGCCAGACCACCGGGAAGATCGTCCTGCTTCCGTAA